Part of the Melitaea cinxia chromosome 6, ilMelCinx1.1, whole genome shotgun sequence genome is shown below.
tgtaatgttttctcaatatatatatgataatgattgatttttttttttttttttttttttttttttttttttttttttttttttttatacttatccTAGGGTACATGGTAaaataagaagtaaaaaaagtgACAATAACATAGATAAAATTTAACAGTAGTAATTAGAGACTTATGAACTAGCATTATACTCCTTGAGCACCCTCAGGATCGAGTCCGACAAGCGAAAGTAGGAGCGGATACCGGCTCTGTGGGGTAGAAGCCCTACTAAGTTGTAGGGGTCCACTCCAAGGTATCCGCAGGTTTCTTCATGTTTATGCCTGAAGGCCGAAAACTCAGGGCAGCTCCTCAGGAGATGGTCCAGGTTCTGAGGAGTGGCTCCGTCGCAGGGACAGACCTCGTCCTCGGCGAGTttaaatttgtgtaaatatgatttattgaAGGCGTGTCCGGTGAGTGTCTGAGTGAGTGTGAATGTGATGTGTGTGGATTTGAGTAGTGTGTGTATGTGGTTTATTGTAGGCGGGTGTGTTGGCCCTGTTGTGCCTTCTCGTACCTCTCGCGCCATTCGGTGAGACTACGCTCTCTGGCCATAAGCTTAACAAAGCTTATGGGGAAGAGATCGTAGTCGAAGGCTCTGTGCATGGTAGCGGCGAGTTTTGCTTCGGTGTCTGCACGTTCGTTCCCGGTTATACCTGCATGGGCTTTGACCCAAGCAAAGTCGATACAGCCGGTGGGTGAGTGATCGTGTAGTGTGGCGTGAAGGTGTGCAACCAAGGGGTGTGTATTGCTACGATTCTGGGAGGCTTGGATGGCCGCTCTGGAGTCCGACAagatgagtgtgtgtgtgtgtctgtgctTGGAGGCCCATCGAGAGGCCTGGAGGATAGCGAAGAGTTCAGCCTGAAAGACTGAACAACTTCGATGAAGTATGAACTTCTTGACGGCCGGCGGACCCGCTCCGTTGTAACATACGAAGGCGGCACCGACCGAGCCGTCATCGAGTTTGCTGCCGTCTGTGAAGATGGTTGGGATGGGATTGGGGAGGGAAGAGAGGTGAGAGGACAGTTCAGCCTCAGAGTGGAAGTAGTGAGGGTTGAATGTTATTCTTCGGGCGGGATGAAGGAGGTGATGGGGGGGTATGTGCTTTTCTAGGGTGATGTCGTCGGGAAGGAAATCGCAATTCCCCGTGAGTCGAGCGAGTTCGATTTGATTTACCTCGAGGATCTTAATATCGATCGGGGTGAATTGCGCCAGAGCGAGTGCAGCATTGGTCGACACCGTTCTGAAGCCTTTGGATATGTACTTTCTCCCGACGACATGGCCCCAGATGCCGGCGGCGTAAGTGACTATTGGTTGGATGACCTGGAGGTAAATTGTGCGGATGTTCTCGGGATGGGCTCcccggttaggttaggttaggttaggttaggttaggttaggttaggttaggttaggttaggttaggttaggttaggttaggttaggttaggttaggttaggttaggttaggttaggttaggttaggttaggttaggttaggttaggttaggttaggttaggttaggttaggttaggttaggttaggttaggttaggttaggttaggttaggttaggttaggttaggttaggttaggttaggttaggttaggttaggttaggttaggttaggttaggttaggttaggttaggttaggttaggttaggttaggttaggttaggttaggttaggttaggttaggttaggttaggttaggttaggttaggttaggttaggttaggttaggttaggttaggttaggttaggttaggttaggttaggttaggttaggttaggttaggttaggttaggttaggttaggttaggttaggttaggttaggttaggttaggttaggttaggttaggttaggttaggttaggttaggttaggttaggttaggttaggttaggttaggttaggttaggttaggttaggttaggttaggttaggttaggttaggttaggttaggttaggttaggttaggttaggttaggttaggttaggttaggttaggttaggttaggttaggttaggttaggttaggttaggttaggttaggttaggttaggttaggttaggttaggttaggttaggttaggttaggttaggttaggttaggttaggttaggttaggttaggttaggttaggttaggttaggttaggttaggttaggttaggttaggttaggttaggttaggttaggttaggttaggttaggttaggttaggttaggttaggttaggttaggttaggttaggttaggttaggttaggttaggttaggttaggttaggttaggttaggttaggttaggttaggttaggttaggttaggttaggttaggttaggttaggttaggttaggttaggttaggttaggttaggttaggttaggttaggttaggttaggttaggttaggttaggttaggttaggttaggttaggttaggttaggttaggttaggttaggttaggttaggttaggttaggttaggttaggttaggttaggttaggttaggttaggttaggttaggttaggttaggttaggttaggttaggttaggttaggttaggttaggttaggttaggttaggttaggttaggttaggttaggttaggttaggttaggttaggttaggttaggttaggttaggttaggttaggttaggttaggttaggttaggttaggttaggttaggttaggttaggttaggttaggttaggttaggttaggttaggttaggttaggttaggttaggttaggttaggttaggttaggttaggttaggttaggttaggttaggttaggttaggttaggttaggttaggttaggttaggttaggttaggttaggttaggttaggttaggttaggttaggttaggttaggttaggttaggttaggttaggttaggttaggttaggttaggttaggttaggttaggttaggttaggttaggttaggttaggttaggttaggttaggttaggttaggttaggttaggttaggttaggttaggttaggttaggttaggttaggttaggttaggttaggttaggttaggttaggttaggttaggttaggttaggttaggttaggttaggttaggttaggttaggttaggttaggttaggttaggttaggttaggttaggttaggttaggttaggttaggttaggttaggttaggttaggttaggttaggttaggttaggttaggttaggttaggttaggttaggttaggttaggttaggttaggttaggttaggttaggttaggttaggttaggttaggttaggttaggttaggttaggttaggttaggttaggttaggttaggttaggttaggttaggttaggttaggttaggttaggttaggttaggttaggttaggttaggttaggttaggttaggttaggttaggttaggttaggttaggttaggttaggttaggttaggttaggttaggttaggttaggttaggttaggttaggttaggttaggttaggttaggttaggttaggttaggttaggttaggttaggttaggttaggttaggttaggttaggttaggttaggttaggttaggttaggttaggttaggttaggttaggttaggttaggttaggttaggttaggttaggttaggttaggttaggttaggttaggttaggttaggttaggttaggttaggttaggttaggttaggttaggttaggttaggttaggttaggttaggttaggttaggttaggttaggttaggttaggttaggttaggttaggttaggttaggttaggttaggttaggttaggttaggttaggttaggttaggttaggttaggttaggttaggttaggttaggttaggttttttttttttattaaaataagttgaGACGCTATGAGAGTTTAATTGTAGAGAAAAGATGGTTTGATGAGTATTACAAGATAAAATGAGAAGTGTTTGGGTACGCTCCGGCAAACGTAAAGAAGAAATTTAAgggttaaatatttttgagacATTGAGAGTAAaagtatatacaataaaaagttaGGGTAGTCCCGGCTGGAGTCTTGTTATGAATCGGTGACTTTCTGGTGGGCGGGGTGGCCTGCGATTTGATACAGTTGGTCCCACCCATTCAGAACAGCCAACCAAAATGAAAGATGAAATGATGTTGATGGATAATGGGGGTGAAGAGCTAAGAAAAGGGAGGGGCTGGTTATGACATCGTCCCAGCAGCCACCCTTCTCGCCGATTTGATGGGGGTGAAATGATATCTTAAActagtacatataaaattttgtaagtaaaaggaatataattataagacttaaaatagtattaacaGTAGTATCGTACattggtatttttatgtttttttttttttttttttttttttttttttttttttttttttttttttttttgtataaatataatatggtaaaatgtaatgttttcttaatatatatatgataatgattgattttattttttttttttttttttttttttttttttttttttttttttttttttttttatacttatccTAGGGTGCATGGTAaaataagaagtaaaaaaagtgACAATAACATAGATAAAATTTAACAGTAGTAATTAGAGACTTATGAACTAGCGTTATACTCCTTGAGCACCCTCAGGATCGAGTCCGACAAGCGAAAGTAGGAGCGGATACCGGATCTCTGGGGTAGAAGCTCTACTAAGTTGTAGGGGTCCACTCCAAGGTATCCGCAGGTTTCTTCATGTTTATGCCTGAAGGCCGAAAACTCAGGGCAGCTCCTCAGGAGATGGTCCAGGTTCTGAGGAGTGGCTCCGTCGCAGGGACAGACCTCGTCCTCGGCGAGTttaaatttgtgtaaatatgatttattgaATCCGTGTCCGGTGAGTGTCTGAGTGAGTGTGAATGTGATGTGTGTGGATTTGAGTAGTGTGTGTATGTGGTCTATTGTAGGGAGGAGGTCGCGGGTGTGTTGGCCCTGTTGTGCCTTCTCGTACCTCTCGCGCCATTCGGTGAGACTACGCTCTCTGGCCATAAGCTTAACAAAGCTTATGGGGAAGAGATCGTAGTCGAAGGCTCTGTGCATGGTAGCGGCGAGTTTTGCTTCGGTGTCTGCACGTTCGTTCCCGGTTATACCTGCATGGGCTTTGACCCAAGCAAAGTCGATACAGCCGGTGGGTGAGTGATCGTGTAGTGTGGCGTGAAGGTGTGCAACCAAGGGGTGTGTATTGCTACGATTCTGGGAGGCTTGGATGGCCGCTCTGGAGTCCGACAagatgagtgtgtgtgtgtgtctgtgctTGGAGGCCCATCGAGAGGCCTGGAGGATAGCGAAGAGTTCAGCCTGAAAGACTGAACAACTTCGATGAAGTATGAACTTCTTGACGGCCGGCGGACCCGCTCCGTTGTAACATACGAAGGCGGCACCGACCGAGCCGTCATCGAGTTTGCTGCCATCTGTGAAGATGGTTGGGATGGGATTGGGGAGGGAAGAGAGGTGAGAGGACAGTTCAGCCTCAGAGTGGAAGTAGTGAGGGTTGAATGTTATTCTTCGGGCGGGATGAAGGAGGTGATGGGGGGGTATGTGCTTTTCTAGGGTGATGTCGTCGGGAAGGAAATCGCAATTCCCCGTGAGTCGAGCGAGTTCGATTTGATTTACCTCGAGGATCTTAATATCGATCGGGGTGAATTGCGCCAGAGCGAGTGCAGCATTGGTCGACACCGTTCTGAAGCCTTTAATGGCTCTGAGGGCGAAGCGCCGCTGCATGCTCAGGAGCAGTCTGGATATGTACTTTCTCCCGACGACATGGCTCCCGACGACATGGCCCCAGATGCCGGCGGCGTAAGTGACTATTGGTTGGATGACCTGGAGGTAAATTGTGCGGATGTTCTCGGGATGGGCTCCCCAAGTGGGTTTACAGTATAGTGTGAGTTTGTGGAAGAGTGCAGTGGCTTTGTTGATGACGTGGGTGACGTGTTTGTTGAAGCGTAATTTGTTATCCAGGATGACACCAAGGAGCTTGATGTCGTCCTGGAAGTGTAGTGAATGAGAGTTCATGCGTATGTCTGTATTTTTGGCCTTATCGCTGAAGGCGATGGCCTGTGTCTTCTGTGGGCTAAACGTGAGCTTGACCCCCCGTCCCCAGCTCACGATAGCGTGTAGTGCCTGGTTAGTAGTGTCCTGCAGGCTAAGTGGATCCTTGGCGGCCACAATGAGTAGAACGTCGTCCGCGAAGGCCTGTATTCGACACCCGGAGGGTAATTCGAGTTCCAGGAGTTCGTCCAAGATGACGTTCCACAGAATGGGGCCGCAAGTCGAGCCCTGGATGCAGCCCTTGGTCATGGGTTTAGACACGCGGGCACCAGCGTAATCGAGGGTGACTGTACGGTCGGTCGTGTAGTCCAGTACCAGTCCGTAAATGTTGGAAGGACAGCCTATGAGTCGAAGTCGGTTGAGGAGGGATGGCCACCAGGCGTTGTCAAACGCGGCCTTGATGTCCAGGGAGATGGCGAGGGTGAGCAGTCCGTCAGATTTGGTCTTGGTAATGTAGTCGATGGCCGCTTTGAGGGCGGCCGTAGTACTAGTCAGTGGCCTGAATCCGTACTGCCTCTCGCTCAATTTGTCCGTTGTCATGGCGGCGAAGGTGATCCGCTGGACAAAGAGCTTCTCGAGGACTTTTCCGAAAGCTGGACAAAGAGCTTCTCGAGGACTTTTCCGAAAACAGGCAAGAGTCCGATCGGTCTGTAAGAGTTCAAGTCAGTGTAGTCAGTTTTGGAGGGTTTAGGTATGATCTTAACGAAGGCTTCCTTCCACTGTTTGGGGAAGTACTGTAAAGTCAGGCAGCGGTTCATAATGTCAGTAACTAGGTCGGGATAATGGAGAGTAAACTGTCTACATATGTCGGAAGTGAGATGGTCTAGTCCGGGAGCCTTTTTGGGGCTCATGTTGTCCAGTATCTCGTGGATCTCTTGGGAGGTGAATGGGAGGTCGGGTTCGGTGTCGGGGAACGTATGGGAGGCAGCTCTTAGTTCGTGGTGTCTGGGGTGAGAGTCGGATGTGTCGTTCGGGTAAAAATTGTCCAGTAGAGCTTGTGCTGTATCTTTCTCGTCGGTGGTGAATCGATTGTCGATTTTTAGAGAAGTGGGGGGGCGTCGTGGGCCCGATTCCTTTAGGAGCCTATTCGTGAGGGACCATACGTTCTCCTTTGTCTGGAGTTCGCAGAATTCCCTAAATTTAGTCGTGGATTCGCTCCTAAGCTCGCTGGCGTAGATGTTCTTAAGATCGTGGAGCTGGCTGGCAAGAGAGTCGGTAGGCTGCCCGTCTCTTTTGGCCGCGTGTAGCGCCCGATGGAAACCTATGACTTCCCGCTTCCGGGATTCCAGGGACTCGGACCACCAAGGGGGCCTGGCCTTGGAGTCAGAGGCCCGGATGGGCATTGACTCCTTGCAGGCGGTGTGTATAGTTTCGGTGATGTGTGTAATGAGGAGTTCCAAGTCTTCACGGTCGAGCGTTCCGACTTGGGTGTCGAGGATATCTGTGTTGGTCATAAGTGTAGAGAGCGAGCTCTTGAACTTAGACCAGTTTGCCTTGTGACTTTTGTAGAGGAAGGTGGATGAGTTAGTGTGTTGTCTAGTGGTGTTGTATGAGTGAGAGGGGTTGTAGTTGAGTGTATAGTCTATTGCGTTGTGTTGAGATGACGGGCAAGCTTCCATGTTCACCTTCCAGTCAGTGATGTGATTGTGTATGGGATATGTGGCGAGTGTGATATCTATAATAGAGGAGCGAGTACGTCCGTTGGTAAAGGCCTCGAAGGTGGGAGTGGAGCCGGTGTTGCACACGTACAGGCCGTATGCGTCGGCCAGCTCCTCTACCCTGACTCCGCGGGCGTTGCGACGGTCGCTACCCCATAGAGGGTTCCATCCGTTGAGATCGCCCCCCAGAATGCATTGCGTGTGCGTGTTGTGTTGTAAAAAGTGTTCGATGAGTGTAAGTGTGTCTGAGTGGTCGTGTCGAGGTGGTATGTAGATGGAGGCGATGTGTAGCTGTGTGTGTCCTATCTGCGTCCGAACCACACATAGGTCCGAGGAAGAAAATTCGGTGATGCCGAAGAGTTGGACGTGTGGTTTGGAAATGATGCAGGCTCTGACAGAAGAAGAATTAGTGGGGAATTGAAAGATGTTGAGGGGATATCCGTAGGGAAGCTTGACTTCCTTCCTGGAACCCAGGTACGGCTCGGACACAAGGGCGATGGAGTGTGGGCTgtggataaaataatttagaaattcGTGAAGCGACTGATAAGATCTGTTGAGATTGATTTGGGTGAAACTTAATTTATTGCGCAGATCCATAATCAATATTGTTGTTGGTCTTGGTTCGCATCGCCCTTACGATAGGACACGTGTGAGAGGTGGATGAATGTGTAGTTTCGTGCTTGCTATTCGGGAATCGGGCATTGTGTCTGGTGCAGTTAAAGCATTTGGGTGTTTTGTCCTTGGCTGGGCAATTTTGAGAGAGGTGCCCTTCCTCGGCGCAGTGTGCGCAGCGGTCGGAGGGGTTTTTGCAGTTTTTAGCAGTGTGTCCGAACTGCAGACACTTACGGCACTGTAAAAAGGGAGAGTGCTCCTCGACATGTACTCTGTAAATATCAATTCGCACTCTGCCCATTGCGATGAGGGCACGGAAGGCACCGGGAGAGGTGATGAGAATTGCGTTGTATAGTGACTCATTGCGGTTGTTGCGCTTGAATTTCAGTGTGAGGTGTTGGTTGGTGTCAGTATTTTTAAACTCACCGAGTTCGGGGTTTTGAGCCAAGATGACATCGATGAGCTCTTCGCTGGGTACCTCCTTGGAGATGCCCTTGATGATGACCATAGGTCTCAGTCGGTGAGCGACCTCCGCGGAGACCTTGGAGTTGGGAGCAGTCTTCGTGCGGTTAAGGGTGTCGTCACGCTCCCTTTCGGAGTCGAACTCGACCCTGATGGCTCCTTTGAGTGGGACTACCCTTGCCGGATTGTACCCCAATTCCCTGAAGGGGACAGTCTCCTTGAAGGCAGTGATTGTCTCTTGCGGGTTGGCGTTCTTATTTTTTGTGGTGATCACCAGGGCTGGCCTGGTGGTGGGGGGTGTGGCTACCACGACTTTGGTAGCCGTAGTAGGCTTGGTGGCGGAGCTGGGCGTGGTCTTCGAAACGAGCTTCTTTGTTATGGACGCATAAGAGTCCGTGATTTTCTTAGTTGTCTGCTCGGTATTAGTTTTAAGATTGGTGTCGAGGGAGTCAATTTTGCCCTCGATACGGCTAAGCGCCAGGAGGACGGATTGGCTGGTAGGATCAGTGGGAAGTGTAGAGGGAGTTGGGGTGGGGAGGGCGCACTCTTTGATTCTGCCGTGGATCTTCAGGGCGTCGCAGATTTCATCTGCGGCCTTTATAGCAAGGTCCCTGTTGAGAGCCGAGACACTTTTCTGTTTCTCGGTTGGCGTGAGGCACTTTTTAATGACGTCGGCGAGGGTGAGCACCGTCTTCTCAAAAGAGGGGGTGTCAGCGATCTCAGCTGCTCGCACGGGTAGGGTTAGGGGTTCGGATGGGGGTTTAGTTGTTTTCGGCTTGGGTTTGGTGGTAGCGGCGGCCCTGTCAGAAGGACAGGGGGGCGATGGTGGTGGCATGTTTGGAGAGTACTATGAGTTAGTTTGTGAATTTGAGCGGAACAGTAAGGGGAGGGGGGGTTACAATGGGGGGGGTCGGGGGGGGTTGGGGGTTGGTGTTGTGAATCAAGAATGGGGGGGGTGATGTGGCGGGATTTGGGGTGTTAGGATGTCGTTTTCTGCGAAACGGcgagggggaggggggggggaaGGTAGGGGGGGAGAAGCCCCTCCTACTCTACTATGGAGATGCCCGATGAATTTTAGGACAGCACTTCGAGGGAAAAAGTTATTCCCCTCGAAGTGCGAAAATTCTGGAATTTGGAGACGCTGGTGGGGGCTATGGGTGGGTTGCCCAAAAGATCGCTTCAGACCCACTGAATGAAAATTCGCTCAAAAATGGTCTCCGACGCACCGTTTCGGCGCCACGTGGCCTACCAACTTAATCGGTAATGGCGTCGAAGACCCTTATGAGACGAGAAGTAAGATAACGGAAAGGTTTATGGACGGAATAGGATGGAGCTTTTGGGAGTATGTGCTCTATTAGGTAGAGCACCTATTGAGGTTATAAAAAAGAGGGGGTGTGGGGGCAAGATTAGGAGGAATAAAGAGCGGAAGTGGCGGAAAAAAAGCCAATTTCTGCAAATAgacttttaattgaaaactaaaaAAGTGAGGGGGGTGGGGGGTACCTCGTTTTAAAGGGTAAAACGAGGCGGTACAGGAGTAATTATTTCAGAATTTTAGAAGGAAAAATTTTGGGGGTGGGGGGTGAAAAGTCGTTAGGGGTGGAAAAGGGGTGAGTTCTGGGTGGGGTCGGGTAGAAGAAAGAAAATAAGGGACTTA
Proteins encoded:
- the LOC123654822 gene encoding uncharacterized protein LOC123654822 — translated: MTTDKLSERQYGFRPLTSTTAALKAAIDYITKTKSDGLLTLAISLDIKAAFDNAWWPSLLNRLRLIGCPSNIYGLVLDYTTDRTVTLDYAGARVSKPMTKGCIQGSTCGPILWNVILDELLELELPSGCRIQAFADDVLLIVAAKDPLSLQDTTNQALHAIVSWGRGVKLTFSPQKTQAIAFSDKAKNTDIRMNSHSLHFQDDIKLLGVILDNKLRFNKHVTHVINKATALFHKLTLYCKPTWGAHPENIRTIYLQVIQPIVTYAAGIWGHVVGSHVVGRKYISRLLLSMQRRFALRAIKGFRTVSTNAALALAQFTPIDIKILEVNQIELARLTGNCDFLPDDITLEKHIPPHHLLHPARRITFNPHYFHSEAELSSHLSSLPNPIPTIFTDGSKLDDGSVGAAFVCYNGAGPPAVKKFILHRSCSVFQAELFAILQASRWASKHRHTHTLILSDSRAAIQASQNRSNTHPLVAHLHATLHDHSPTGCIDFAWVKAHAGITGNERADTEAKLAATMHRAFDYDLFPISFVKLMARERSLTEWRERYEKAQQGQHTRDLLPTIDHIHTLLKSTHITFTLTQTLTGHAFNKSYLHKFKLAEDEVCPCDGATPQNLDHLLRSCPEFSAFRHKHEETCGYLGVDPYNLVGLLPHRAGIRSYFRLSDSILRVLKEYNASS
- the LOC123654823 gene encoding uncharacterized protein LOC123654823: MPPPSPPCPSDRAAATTKPKPKTTKPPSEPLTLPVRAAEIADTPSFEKTVLTLADVIKKCLTPTEKQKSVSALNRDLAIKAADEICDALKIHGRIKECALPTPTPSTLPTDPTSQSVLLALSRIEGKIDSLDTNLKTNTEQTTKKITDSYASITKKLVSKTTPSSATKPTTATKVVVATPPTTRPALVITTKNKNANPQETITAFKETVPFRELGYNPARVVPLKGAIRVEFDSERERDDTLNRTKTAPNSKVSAEVAHRLRPMVIIKGISKEVPSEELIDVILAQNPELGEFKNTDTNQHLTLKFKRNNRNESLYNAILITSPGAFRALIAMGRVRIDIYRVHVEEHSPFLQCRKCLQFGHTAKNCKNPSDRCAHCAEEGHLSQNCPAKDKTPKCFNCTRHNARFPNSKHETTHSSTSHTCPIVRAMRTKTNNNIDYGSAPHSIALVSEPYLGSRKEVKLPYGYPLNIFQFPTNSSSVRACIISKPHVQLFGITEFSSSDLCVVRTQIGHTQLHIASIYIPPRHDHSDTLTLIEHFLQHNTHTQCILGGDLNGWNPLWGSDRRNARGVRVEELADAYGLYVCNTGSTPTFEAFTNGRTRSSIIDITLATYPIHNHITDWKVNMEACPSSQHNAIDYTLNYNPSHSYNTTRQHTNSSTFLYKSHKANWSKFKSSLSTLMTNTDILDTQVGTLDREDLELLITHITETIHTACKESMPIRASDSKARPPWWSESLESRKREVIGFHRALHAAKRDGQPTDSLASQLHDLKNIYASELRSESTTKFREFCELQTKENVWSLTNRLLKESGPRRPPTSLKIDNRFTTDEKDTAQALLDNFYPNDTSDSHPRHHELRAASHTFPDTEPDLPFTSQEIHEILDNMSPKKAPGLDHLTSDICRQFTLHYPDLVTDIMNRCLTLQYFPKQWKEAFVKIIPKPSKTDYTDLNSYRPIGLLPVFGKVLEKLFVQLSEKSSRSSLSSGSPSPP